A single genomic interval of Oryza sativa Japonica Group chromosome 7, ASM3414082v1 harbors:
- the LOC4342913 gene encoding psbP domain-containing protein 1, chloroplastic isoform X2, with the protein MLSTSTVILFGSKQITLAEITGATFREYIDTFDGYSFLYPKSWIQVRGAGADIFFRDPFVLDENMSVEISSPSSSKYVTVEDLGPPEKAAERVLQQYLTEFMSTRLGVRRTSNILSASSKVADDGKLYYEVEVNIKSFASNNELAVMPQDRVQRLEWDRRYLSVLGVENKRLYELRLQSPEQVFKEEEGDLRRVMDSFRVNKTV; encoded by the exons ATGCTATCCACTTCAACAGTCATCCTCTTCGGATCAAAACAAATCACACTAGCGGAGATAACCGGTGCCACATTCAGGGAGTACATTGACACATTTGATGGCTACTCCTTCCTCTACCCTAAAAGCTGGATCCAGGTCCGAGGAGCCGGTGCCGACATATTCTTCAGAGACCCTTTTGTCCTTGATGAGAACATGTCAGTCGAGATATCGTCTCCTTCATCGTCAAAGTATGTGACGGTTGAAGATCTTGGCCCCCCTGAGAAGGCTGCAGAGAGAGTGCTGCAACAGTACTTGACAGAGTTCATGTCGACCAGGCTGGGCGTTCGACGAACCTCGAACATCCTGTCAGCATCGTCGAAGGTTGCTGACGATGGCAAGCTCTACTATGAAGTTGAG GTGAACATAAAGTCTTTTGCCAGCAACAACGAGCTGGCGGTGATGCCGCAAGACAGGGTGCAGCGGCTGGAGTGGGACCGGCGCTACCTGTCGGTGCTCGGCGTCGAGAACAAGCGGCTGTACGAGCTCCGGCTGCAGTCGCCGGAGCAGGTGTTCAAGGAGGAAGAAGGTGACCTGAGGAGAGTCATGGACTCTTTCAGGGTCAACAAGACGGTATAG
- the LOC4342913 gene encoding psbP domain-containing protein 1, chloroplastic isoform X1 has translation MAIAAITGGGRRPPCRRGPAAVAPPARFSCRCGTHPVPRRNVLSTMLSTSTVILFGSKQITLAEITGATFREYIDTFDGYSFLYPKSWIQVRGAGADIFFRDPFVLDENMSVEISSPSSSKYVTVEDLGPPEKAAERVLQQYLTEFMSTRLGVRRTSNILSASSKVADDGKLYYEVEVNIKSFASNNELAVMPQDRVQRLEWDRRYLSVLGVENKRLYELRLQSPEQVFKEEEGDLRRVMDSFRVNKTV, from the exons ATGGCCATCGCCGCCATCACGGGCGGAGGACGGCGCCCTCCCTGCCGCCGCGGGCCGGCCGCCGTGGCCCCACCCGCGAGGTTCTCCTGCCGCTGCGGCACCCACCCTG TTCCCAGGAGGAATGTACTATCCACAATGCTATCCACTTCAACAGTCATCCTCTTCGGATCAAAACAAATCACACTAGCGGAGATAACCGGTGCCACATTCAGGGAGTACATTGACACATTTGATGGCTACTCCTTCCTCTACCCTAAAAGCTGGATCCAGGTCCGAGGAGCCGGTGCCGACATATTCTTCAGAGACCCTTTTGTCCTTGATGAGAACATGTCAGTCGAGATATCGTCTCCTTCATCGTCAAAGTATGTGACGGTTGAAGATCTTGGCCCCCCTGAGAAGGCTGCAGAGAGAGTGCTGCAACAGTACTTGACAGAGTTCATGTCGACCAGGCTGGGCGTTCGACGAACCTCGAACATCCTGTCAGCATCGTCGAAGGTTGCTGACGATGGCAAGCTCTACTATGAAGTTGAG GTGAACATAAAGTCTTTTGCCAGCAACAACGAGCTGGCGGTGATGCCGCAAGACAGGGTGCAGCGGCTGGAGTGGGACCGGCGCTACCTGTCGGTGCTCGGCGTCGAGAACAAGCGGCTGTACGAGCTCCGGCTGCAGTCGCCGGAGCAGGTGTTCAAGGAGGAAGAAGGTGACCTGAGGAGAGTCATGGACTCTTTCAGGGTCAACAAGACGGTATAG